TCGATGACCCTGCGCATCCGCCACCAGCGCATGATGGATGGTTTCAAAAGAGCAACGCGGGCCAATATAAACACTTTTGCCTATCGTGATTGTTGCGGGGGGGCGAGCCGCAAAACGAGCATGACTATTGATGAATGTATCGCGCCCAATCGTTACGTTTCCAGCCGCGCCAATTGGACGCATTTCAACTGGCGCCCAAATCTGTACAGGGTATTGAATCTGCATTCCAGCGAGTTTCAAAACCAAAGCCCGCAACGCGTCTGCCGTGTGCAAACGCGGCAAGTGATTTGCGATCCAAAGAAAGATTGCCTCACGAAACACTTGAAAGTGAAAATCTTTTTTGAGTACATCGAGAGCTTGCGAAAACATTGAAACTCCAACAGACAGGTAAATTCCTGAACAATTTTTTACAATACAGCGCAGGAATAGTATACTTGATTGCGCTACAGAAACCACTGCTTTCCCATAACCATACATTTTATAAACGCAATTATTTTTATTTGGAGTGCAATTATGTTGACCGCTATTCTTACCTCAGCTGCGTATGTGGCCTTTCAGATGATGGCCGATATTGCCAGCCTGCGGATCGTGATGATCGCCGGATTTTCAATTGACGCCGGGACATTCGTTTACCCCTTCACCTTCACGCTGCGCGAT
This genomic window from Chloroflexota bacterium contains:
- a CDS encoding acyltransferase — translated: MFSQALDVLKKDFHFQVFREAIFLWIANHLPRLHTADALRALVLKLAGMQIQYPVQIWAPVEMRPIGAAGNVTIGRDTFINSHARFAARPPATITIGKSVYIGPRCSFETIHHALVADAQGHRVAEPRSVVVEDQVWLGAGVTILPGVTIGRGSVIAAGAVVAADVPAYSLFGGIPARLIRSLDEPEA